Part of the Streptomyces sp. NBC_01408 genome is shown below.
CCGCCTTGTCTACCGCAGCCTGGGCCCGCTTGATCCATTCCTTCGGCTGGATCCGCTGGGCCATCAGCTCATTGGACGCGTTCTGGATCTCGGTGTCCATCTCGCTGTACCAGTCGGTGTAGCGGTAGCTGAAGGTGTTGGTGCCCGCTGACTTGAGGGCGTCCACCGCCGACTGGGTGCCCGGCCGCAGCTTGACGCCCGGGTCCACGCCGTCCTTGACGACGGTGAGGGAGTTGGCCTGCTGGGCGAAGATCGTCGACCATTCGCGGGACAGCATCGAGCGCAGGAACTCCAGGCCGGCGGCCTTGTTGGCGGCCTTCTCCGGGACGATGAAGGGCTCGTCGACGCCGGCCCGGATGGCCTCGAAGGGCAGCTTGCTGTCGGCGAGCAGCGGCACCGGCAGGAACTTCATGTCGAAGTCCTCCGGGGTCTGCTTCAGCTGTTCGTTCTCCAGCCAGGAGCCGGAGGGGATGAAGGCCGCCTTGTACTCGTTCCAGGCGGTCTGGGACTCCGTGTGGGTGAGGCCGTTGGTGCCCGGCATCAGCAGGCCCTTCTCGACCACCTCGTACACCGCCTCGACCGCGGCGAGGGCGGCCGGGTTGCCCTCGAAGGCGTTCGGCTCCAGGTGGTCGATCGCCTTCAGGGCGTCCAGGCCGCCCTTCTTGGCGATCAGGTCCATGATGACGACGTTGATGTAGTACGGGTGCTTGCCCTGGTGGGCGAGGCCGCCGATGCCCGCCTCCTTGGCCTTGGTGCAGACGGCCAGGAACTCGTCCCAGGTCTTCGGCGGGGCCCAGCCCTTCTCCTTGAAGAGCTTGCCGGAGTACCAGAAGCCGGAGACGGCGTACACGTACTTCAGGGTGACGAACTTGCCGCCCTGGTTGCCCTGGTCGACGGCTCCGTCGACGAGCATGTCGCGGACCTTCTTGGTGGGGTCGTCGAGCGAGGGGGCGTCGAGGACGGCGGTGAGGTCGGCGAGCTGGCCGCTCTTGGCGAGGACGTCCAGCGGGATCTTCTGGGCGCCGGAGTCGTCGACGACGTCCGGCGGGTTGCCTCCGTTGAAGCGCGGCTGGAGCTTGGCGGTGATCTCCTGGGTGCCCAGGTGCTCACTGGTGGTGCCCCACTTCTTGTCGAAGGCGGCCTCCCAGGCCTTCGCGTAGTCGTCGCCGAAGCCGCCCTTGAAGACGACGACGTCCAGCTTGCTGCCCTTGGCGACGCCGAAGGGGTTCTCCTTGGTCACCGCACCCTTGTCGGGCCCCTTCGTGGAGTTCTCCTCGCCGCCCGAGGCGCACGCGGACAGGAAGCTCATCGTCGGCACGGTGATGAGGCCGAGTGCCGCGGAGCGCTTGATCAGGTCACGGCGGCCGAGACCGGCGTCGCCGTTGCCGTTCTCGCCGTGGGCGGAGGTGGATCCCATGCTCAAGTCCTCGCCTTCGTCAGGAGTGTGAAGGAGGAAGGAACACAGGGCAGTTGCCGCACGTACGGGCAACGCCGCAGGTCCCCGCTCTCCCCCGGTCCGGGGCCGCTCGTTTCGCGATGATCCGGACGGGCACAGGTATAGTCCACTTCAGCTCGTGTGAGCAAGATCATGCACAAGGATGACCGCCAGCTTTTCCGAGTTGAGACCTGTCCGTCATCTGGCACCGCCACCACGAAAAGCGGAAGGGCCGTACCCCCTTAACGGGGATACGGCCCTTTGGTGCCGAATGGCGCGGTCCGGAGTCCGGACCGTCCGCGACTAGCCGCGGATGAGGTTGCGCAGGACGTACTGCATGATGCCGCCGTTGCGGTAGTAGTCCGCCTCACCCGGCGTGTCGATGCGGACGACCGCGTCGAACTCCACGCCGGTGCCGGTGGTCACCTTGACCGTGCGCGGGGTGGTGCCGTTGTTCAGCTCCTCCACACCGGTGAAGGCGAAGGTCTCCTCGCCGGTCAGGCCCAGGGAGGCGGCGGTGGCGCCCTCCGGGAACTGGAGCGGCAGGACGCCCATGCCGATCAGGTTCGAGCGGTGGATGCGCTCGTAGGACTCGGCGATGACGGCCTTGACGCCGAGCAGCGCGGTGCCCTTGGCCGCCCAGTCGCGCGACGAGCCGGAGCCGTACTCCTTGCCCGCCAGGATGACCAGCGGGATGCCGGCGGCCTGGTAGTTCTGCGAGGCGTCGTAGATGAAGGAGACCGGCGCGCCCTCGACGGTGAAGTCGCGGGTGAAGCCGCCCTCGGTGCCCGGCGCGATCTGGTTGCGCAGGCGGATGTTGGCGAACGTACCGCGGATCATGACCTCGTGGTTGCCGCGGCGGGAACCGTACGAGTTGAAGTCGCGGCGCTCGACGCCGTGCTCGGTAAGGTACTTGCCGGCCGGGGTATCGGCCTTGATCGCACCGGCCGGGGAGATGTGGTCGGTGGTGACCGAGTCGCCCAGCTTCGCCAGCACGCGGGCGTCGGCGATGTCGGAGACCGGGGTGGTCTCCATCGTCATGCCCTCGAAGTAAGGGGGCTTGCGGACGTAGGTGGACTGCGGGTCCCACTCGAACGTGTTGCCGGTCGGGATCGACAGCGCCTGCCACTGGGCGTCGCCCGCGAAGACGTCCTGGTAGGACTTGTTGAACATGTCCTCGCCGATGGCGTTCGCCACGACGTCGTTGACCTCGGCCTCGGTGGGCCAGATGTCCTTGAGGAAGACCGGGTTGCCCTCGGTGTCGATGCCGATGGCGTCGTTGGTGATGTCCACCTTCATGGAGCCCGCGATGGCGTACGCGACGACCAGCGGCGGGGAGGCCAGGTAGTTCATCTTGACGTCGGGGTTGATCCGGCCCTCGAAGTTGCGGTTGCCCGAGAGGACCGAGGTGACCGCGAGGTCGTGCTCGTTGATCGCCTTCGAGATCTCCTCGTCCAGCGGACCGGAGTTGCCGATGCAGGTGGTGCAGCCGTACCCGACGAGGTTGAAGCCCATCTTGTCGAGGTACGGGGTCAGGCCGGCCTTGTCGAAGTAGTCGGTGAC
Proteins encoded:
- the ngcE gene encoding N-acetylglucosamine/diacetylchitobiose ABC transporter substrate-binding protein translates to MGSTSAHGENGNGDAGLGRRDLIKRSAALGLITVPTMSFLSACASGGEENSTKGPDKGAVTKENPFGVAKGSKLDVVVFKGGFGDDYAKAWEAAFDKKWGTTSEHLGTQEITAKLQPRFNGGNPPDVVDDSGAQKIPLDVLAKSGQLADLTAVLDAPSLDDPTKKVRDMLVDGAVDQGNQGGKFVTLKYVYAVSGFWYSGKLFKEKGWAPPKTWDEFLAVCTKAKEAGIGGLAHQGKHPYYINVVIMDLIAKKGGLDALKAIDHLEPNAFEGNPAALAAVEAVYEVVEKGLLMPGTNGLTHTESQTAWNEYKAAFIPSGSWLENEQLKQTPEDFDMKFLPVPLLADSKLPFEAIRAGVDEPFIVPEKAANKAAGLEFLRSMLSREWSTIFAQQANSLTVVKDGVDPGVKLRPGTQSAVDALKSAGTNTFSYRYTDWYSEMDTEIQNASNELMAQRIQPKEWIKRAQAAVDKAAKDPNAKNNRRS